One part of the Coffea eugenioides isolate CCC68of chromosome 10, Ceug_1.0, whole genome shotgun sequence genome encodes these proteins:
- the LOC113750634 gene encoding uncharacterized protein LOC113750634, with protein MTETHRDWHEKLPYALMAYRTTIRTSTGATPYSLMYGMEAVLPAEIEIPSLRILMEAQIEEAEWVRERQEQLSLIDGKRLNAVCHGQCYQQRMAWAYNKKVKSRLFEVRDKVLIRILPMQDEAKGKFAPNWQGPFIVKKVLSGGALILMEMDGQVFSQPINADMCKKFFI; from the coding sequence ATGACTGAAACACACCGGGATTGGCATGAGAAGCTACCTTACGCATTGATGGCCTACAGAACTACTATCAGAACTTCTACTGGTGCAACTCCTTACTCTCttatgtatggaatggaagcagTACTACCTGCAGAAATTGAAATTCCTTCCTTACGCATTCTGATGGAAGCTCAGATAGAAGAAGCTGAATGGGTCAGAGAACGTCAGGAGCAGTTGTCTTTGATTGATGGAAAGAGGTTGAATGCCGTCTGCCATGGACAATGTTATCAGCAACGAATGGCTTGGGCTTACAACAAGAAAGTCAAGTCCCGCTTGTTTGAAGTTAGAGATAAGGTTTTGATACGGATTCTTCCAATGCAAGATGAGGCTAAAGGGAAGTTTGCTCCCAATTGGCAAGGACCATTCATTGTTAAGAAAGTGCTATCCGGAGGAGCGCTTATCCTTATGGAAATGGACGGTCAAGTTTTTTCCCAACCAATCAATGCAGacatgtgcaaaaagtttttcatttga